From the genome of Primulina eburnea isolate SZY01 chromosome 12, ASM2296580v1, whole genome shotgun sequence, one region includes:
- the LOC140806906 gene encoding protein FAR1-RELATED SEQUENCE 5-like encodes MDRIEDEAVRNHEEPVDLRMSNSLDLNVEQDCHNFKFSAKDEVLKLGMEFVSDEQAYGFYSRYAELVGFSVRKDWVNRSKVHGRVMSRKFTCSRQGHRKKDRRDINVKKHRKETRTGCLAYMVVTRQPNGKYQVTQFEEEHNHDDVDLSKAEKLLEFPLCGNWESTEVSESDTMKNLEIKSRLSIQLLGIRLCAPEKFDDLQSETENLYLSTERTRDMKEGDAARLLYYFQRQHFLNPAFFYSVQLDIEDKITNIFWADDNMIIDCAHFGDVVCLDTSSIRNKDSRPFVQFVGLNHHRQVVVFGAALLYDDTVDTFKWLFQTFVETMSGKKPKFILSDQDATIVQAIHALLPETNHVICAWQMYLIAHKHLRHLINDHDSFATDFRNCIFSHEQEDEFFQAWDSMLEKHGLHQNSWLKWMFREKEKWAATYGRNTFFIESNGKHLVEQMSDKLRSYLGPDLDMLQFLKHFESVVNEQKYSELEAAFQTQRKAPVMMANAILLKLPSEIYTPKAFEVFQREYEKCLNIIINKSGEQDSKFDYKVRMYGKSKDFLVVYNSLDGTVSCNCLKFEHVGFLCSHALKVLDHHNIKVVPSCYILKRWTKDARILPIRENYGYSTEDNRKMIATRYKDLCRNIIKISARAAESDPAFEFAARQLDEVMQGVERILNFKSFENIRGTFASENAPAVVGLDRNDFGDQDANVLQEAVETEIMVPDTDQLNHYDEQVHSAGGGLDVHPSPSRTVLSVACAPSAYISSPIPAPTLSSITQGLYSVEANHVVQRMYQASNLTINHQPNPNMYEPQAFYCNQHSPSHSHVLQESLICNQFQDSMSSGTQLKQVVDDGQLTHPSSFMHYSRRYRAADV; translated from the exons ATGGATAGAATTGAGGATGAGGCTGTCAGGAACCATGAGGAACCCGTGGATCTTAGAATGTCGAATAGTTTGGACTTGAACGTGGAACAAGACTGTCACAATTTCAAATTTAGCGCTAAAGATGAAGTGCTCAAGCTTGGTATGGAGTTTGTTTCGGACGAGCAAGCATATGGTTTTTACAGTAGGTATGCTGAATTGGTGGGGTTTAGTGTGAGAAAAGATTGGGTCAATAGGAGTAAGGTCCATGGTCGGGTGATGTCCCGAAAGTTTACGTGTTCTAGACAAGGTCACCGTAAGAAAGACAGGCGAGATATTAATGTTAAGAAGCATCGCAAGGAGACGCGAACAGGTTGTTTGGCATATATGGTTGTAACCCGTCAACCTAATGGTAAGTATCAGGTTACACAATTTGAAGAGGAGCACAATCATGATGATGTCGACCTCAGTAAAGCTGAGAAGTTATTGGAATTCCCGTTATGTGGAAATTGGGAGTCGACTGAAGTTTCTGAATCTGACACAATGAAGAATTTAGAGATTAAGTCAAGACTATCTATTCAATTGTTAGGTATACGCTTATGTGCTCCAGAGAAATTTGATGACCTTCAAAGTGAGACTGAAAACCTTTACTTGAGCACCGAGCGGACAAGAGATATGAAGGAAGGAGATGCAGCACGGTTATTGTATTACTTCCAAAGGCAACATTTTTTAAATCCTGCATTCTTTTACTCGGTACAACTGGATATTGAGGATAAGATAACCAACATTTTTTGGGCTGATGACAATATGATTATTGACTGTGCACACTTTGGTGATGTTGTTTGCCTAGATACATCATCCATAAGAAACAAGGATTCTCGCCCCTTTGTGCAGTTCGTTGGTCTAAATCATCATCGACAGGTAGTAGTTTTTGGTGCTGCCTTGCTATATGATGACACTGTTGATACGTTCAAGTGGCTATTTCAAACTTTTGTCGAGACGATGTCTGGTAAGAAACCAAAATTCATTCTCTCAGATCAAGATGCGACAATTGTGCAAGCTATTCATGCATTGTTACCAGAAACAAACCATGTTATATGTGCCTGGCAGATGTATCTGATTGCTCATAAGCATCTGCGTCATTTAATAAATGATCATGATTCATTTGCAACTGACTTTAGAAATTGCATCTTTTCTCATGAGCAAGAGGATGAGTTTTTCCAAGCATGGGATTCGATGTTAGAAAAACATGGCCTGCATCAAAATTCATGGTTGAAATGGATGTttagagaaaaagaaaaatgggCTGCAACATATGGTAGAAATACTTTCTTCATCGAAAGCAATGGCAAACATCTCGTTGAGCAGATGTCAGATAAACTCAGGAGCTATTTGGGCCCTGACCTTGACATGCTGCAGTTTTTAAAGCACTTTGAGAGTGTGGTTAATGAACAAAAGTACAGCGAACTAGAAGCAGCTTTTCAAACACAAAGAAAGGCTCCAGTTATGATGGCTAATGCCATTTTGCTGAAGCTTCCCAGTGAAATTTATACTCCAAAAGCATTTGAAGTATTTCAGAGGGAATATGAGAAGTGtttaaacataatcattaacAAAAGTGGTGAGCAAGATTCGAAATTCGATTACAAAGTTAGAATGTATGGGAAGTCGAAAGACTTTTTGGTTGTGTATAATTCTCTTGATGGCACAGTTTCTTGCAACTGTCTGAAGTTTGAGCATGTGGGGTTTTTGTGTAGTCATGCTCTAAAAGTGCTTGATCATCACAATATAAAGGTTGTTCCTTCTTGTTACATCTTAAAGAGATGGACAAAAGACGCGAGGATTTTACCTATTAGAGAAAATTATGGTTATTCAACAGAAGATAACAGAAAGATGATTGCTACCCGATATAAGGATCTCTGTcgcaatataattaaaatatctgctagagctgctgaatctgatccTGCATTTGAATTTGCTGCAAGACAACTTGATGAAGTGATGCAAGGTGTCGAAAGAATcttgaatttcaaatcatttgagAATATTAGAGGCACTTTTGCTTCTGAAAATGCACCAGCAGTTGTCGGTTTGGATAGAAACGATTTTGGGGATCAGGATGCTAATGTATTGCAAGAAGCCGTTGAAACTGAAATTATGGTTCCTGACACAGATCAACTGAATCATTATGATGAACAAGTCCATAGTGCTGGTGGAGGGCTCGATGTTCACCCATCTCCGTCACGGACTGTTTTATCTGTTGCATGTGCCCCTTCAGCATATATTTCATCTCCCATTCCAGCACCTACACTAAGTTCAATTACGCAG GGTTTGTACTCCGTCGAAGCAAATCACGTGGTTCAGAGAATGTATCAAGCATCTAATTTAACGATCAATCATCAACCTAATCCTAACATGTATGAACCACAGGCTTTTTACTGTAACCAACATTCTCCCAGCCATTCTCATGTCCTACAG GAGTCCCTGATTTGTAACCAATTCCAAGACTCAATGTCAAGTGGCACTCAACTCAAGCAG GTGGTTGATGATGGTCAACTCACGCATCCATCTTCATTCATGCATTATAGTCGCAGATACCGAGCTGCCGATGTTTAA
- the LOC140806843 gene encoding protein IQ-DOMAIN 24-like — MGKTGKWFRSLLGSKKSPECAPAKERKKGKWAISMSAEHSAKLKNGEGASAGPFAEGLDANKHAIAVAAATAAVAEAALAAAQAAAEVVRLTSGGGSGRSSAPYGSIDRRCFAAAVKIQSTFRAYLARRALRALKGLVKLQALVRGHIVRKQSANMLKRMQAMARIQARATAHRAHGYRVFFVHYEALGVVNQRKHEHRLNNSKHEGSFLQQYNTRPRTGNYTNKETSRIASNRNWLDQWMEQCTLNNRFDTSFTTKHGEDERIDKILEIDTWKPHHNTRRSGQALATSQNYSSWNHDTGQEYSKMGSFPKLSTKLQKPNPSISSEEVSSVISPNFTPESDQLAAWTAENSPKFHSGSSRVTGNLRGTFTPTRSECSRSVLGDYLGHPSYMANTESSRAKVRSHSVPKQRMHFKELGMNQKFGSHIWESDVYSEKGSTLPSNHMTNTYLNLGQKRQGSHGGAVGFNSTYGHKL, encoded by the exons ATGGGCAAGACCGGTAAGTGGTTCCGCTCTCTTTTAGGCTCCAAAAAGTCGCCGGAATGTGCACCGGCGAAGGAGAGGAAGAAGGGCAAATGGGCTATCTCGATGTCGGCTGAACATTCTGCTAAGTTGAAGAATGGGGAGGGTGCTTCAGCGGGCCCGTTTGCTGAGGGATTGGATGCTAACAAGCACGCCATAGCGGTGGCGGCGGCTACTGCGGCCGTGGCGGAGGCGGCTCTTGCTGCGGCTCAGGCGGCGGCTGAAGTGGTTAGGTTGACCAGTGGGGGTGGGAGTGGCAGAAGCTCAGCGCCCTATGGCAGCATTGACCGGAGGTGCTTCGCGGCTGCTGTCAAGATTCAGTCGACCTTCCGAGCTTATTTG GCTAGGAGGGCATTGAGGGCACTTAAGGGACTGGTGAAGCTTCAAGCCTTGGTTAGAGGACATATCGTGAGGAAACAAAGTGCGAATATGCTCAAGCGTATGCAAGCAATGGCTCGAATCCAGGCTCGAGCCACTGCACATCGAGCTCACGGGTACAGAGTCTTCTTTGTCCACTATGAAGCACTC GGAGTTGTGAATCAAAGGAAGCACGAACACAGATTGAATAATTCCAAACACGAGGGATCGTTTCTTCAG CAATACAATACAAGACCACGAACTGGTAACTATACCAACAAAGAGACCTCTCGTATAGCTTCTAACCGTAACTGGTTAGATCAATGGATGGAACAATGCACGTTGAACAACCGCTTCGACACGTCCTTCACGACGAAACACGGCGAAGACGAGAGAATTGACAAGATTCTTGAAATAGATACGTGGAAACCTCACCATAATACCAGAAGATCTGGCCAAGCCCTCGCCACTTCCCAAAATTACTCATCTTGGAACCACGATACAGGACAAGAATACTCAAAAATGGGTTCGTTTCCAAAACTTTCAACCAAACTTCAGAAACCGAATCCTAGTATATCTTCTGAGGAAGTCTCGTCTGTAATATCACCAAACTTTACTCCAGAAAGTGATCAACTTGCAGCATGGACTGCTGAGAATAGCCCCAAGTTTCATTCTGGGTCGTCTAGGGTAACTGGAAACCTGAGAGGGACTTTTACGCCCACGAGAAGTGAATGTTCTAGAAGTGTGTTAGGTGATTACCTTGGCCATCCTAGTTACATGGCCAACACAGAATCATCCCGGGCTAAAGTTAGGTCTCATAGCGTGCCTAAGCAGAGGATGCATTTCAAGGAACTAGGCATGAACCAGAAGTTTGGTAGTCATATTTGGGAATCGGATGTCTATTCTGAGAAGGGTTCAACTCTTCCATCAAACCATATGACCAACACTTACCTGAACTTGGGTCAAAAGAGGCAAGGTTCTCATGGTGGTGCTGTCGGTTTTAATTCGACCTATGGCCACAAGCTATAG
- the LOC140806923 gene encoding RHOMBOID-like protein 3, with the protein MRTSVWPGFLGDSLSSHSRRILCSGPSSSALDNMGALNWAKVVHQNQSWRLISCIWLHAGLIHLLVNMMCLVVIGIRLEQQFGFVRIGVIYLLSGVGGSILSSLFIQNRISVGASGALFGLLGAMLSELISNWSIYSNKVAALVTLIVIVVINLALGILPHVNNFAHIGGFLTGFLLGFILLPRPQLGWIGRDNLPVHTRPRSKYKASQYVLGLLSLILVISGFTVGLVMVFRGENLYERCHWCRYANCVPTSKWKCDE; encoded by the exons ATGAGGACAAGTGTGTGGCCCGGTTTCTTGGGAGATTCTCTTTCCAGCCACTCACGGAGAATCCTTTGTTCGGGACCTTCTTCTTCAGC ATTAGACAACATGGGCGCTCTTAATTGGGCTAAAGTTGTGCATCAAAATCAAAGCTGGAGGCTTATTTCATGTATATGGTTACATGCTGGTCTTATACACCTTCTAGTAAACATGATGTGCCTTGTCGTAATCGGCATACGCCTCGAGCAACAATTCGGGTTTG TTCGAATTGGCGTTATCTATTTGTTATCTGGTGTTGGTGGGAGTATATTGTCTTCCTTGTTTATTCAAAACCGAATCTCTGTTGGGGCATCTGGCGCTCTTTTTGGACTTCTTGGAGCCATGCTTTCCGAGTTGATTTCGAACTGGTCTATATATAGTAACAAG GTTGCGGCTTTGGTGACACTTATCGTGATAGTTGTGATAAATTTAGCACTTGGCATTCTTCCACATGTGAATAATTTTGCGCATATAGGTGGATTCTTAACTGGGTTCCTCCTCGGATTTATTCTACTGCCTCGTCCCCAACTCGGGTGGATTGGGCGAGACAATCTTCCGGTTCACACTAGACCTCGATCCAAATATAAAGCTTCCCAATACGTGTTGGGGCTGCTTTCTTTGATTCTCGTAATTTCAGG TTTTACGGTAGGGCTAGTGATGGTGTTTCGAGGGGAAAACTTGTATGAACGTTGCCACTGGTGCCGTTATGCAAACTGTGTTCCTACCTCTAAATGGAAGTGTGACGAATGA
- the LOC140807376 gene encoding heat stress transcription factor B-2a-like, which produces MARNGGGGDSAAGETSRMLPTPFLTKTYQLVDDPAIDDVISWNEDGSTFIVWNQTEFARDLLPKYFKHNNFSSFVRQLNTYGFRKVVPDRWEFSNDCFRRGEKNLLGDIQRRKVSTHSPTAAAAPPILPVATPDVLPVAVSPSDSGEEQVLSSSNSPAVVREFNGSTLELMGENDRLRKENVHLNKELNHMKNMCNNIYDLMSNYSNTTSSSRIDNQHHVSQQNSAENTLKPLDLLPMARSCDEMDIAAELVSGAELNHIRSAAEEISARLFGVPIGLKRGREGEGSSSGHEMDLQLQQGDDIKSEPSDQGDDQGSSWLKRSNSRMG; this is translated from the exons ATGGCTCGAAACGGCGGAGGAGGTGATTCCGCGGCCGGAGAGACCTCTAGGATGCTTCCGACGCCGTTTTTGACCAAGACCTATCAGCTCGTTGACGACCCCGCCATTGATGACGTCATCTCCTGGAACGAGGACGGATCGACGTTCATCGTTTGGAATCAGACGGAGTTCGCCAGAGATTTGCTCCCCAAGTATTTCAAGCACAACAATTTCTCCAGCTTCGTTCGCCAGCTCAACACTTAC GGATTTAGGAAGGTTGTACCTGATCGATGGGAGTTCTCCAACGACTGCTTCCGACGAGGGGAGAAGAATCTTCTGGGCGATATACAGCGCCGGAAAGTCTCGACGCATTCACCTACAGCGGCGGCAGCCCCGCCGATACTTCCCGTGGCGACTCCAGATGTACTTCCTGTGGCGGTGTCTCCGTCCGACTCCGGCGAGGAACAGGTACTTTCCTCCTCCAACTCCCCCGCCGTGGTCCGCGAATTCAATGGCAGCACGTTGGAGTTGATGGGCGAAAACGATAGATTGAGAAAGGAGAACGTCCATCTCAACAAAGAGCTGAACCACATGAAGAACATGTGCAACAATATATACGATTTAATGTCAAATTACTCCAACACCACCAGTAGCAGTAGAATCGACAACCAACACCACGTCAGTCAGCAAAATTCGGCAGAGAACACTTTAAAGCCGTTGGATCTGCTGCCGATGGCAAGATCCTGCGACGAAATGGACATCGCCGCCGAATTGGTGAGCGGCGCGGAGTTGAACCACATCAGATCCGCGGCCGAGGAAATCAGCGCTAGGCTGTTCGGTGTGCCCATAGGATTGAAACGAGGAAGGGAAGGCGAAGGTAGTTCGTCGGGACACGAAATGGATTTACAGCTGCAGCAGGGTGATGATATCAAATCTGAGCCGTCGGATCAGGGAGACGACCAGGGGTCCTCGTGGCTGAAGCGGAGTAACTCGAGGATGGGATAG